The following are encoded in a window of Dromaius novaehollandiae isolate bDroNov1 chromosome 11, bDroNov1.hap1, whole genome shotgun sequence genomic DNA:
- the NHSL2 gene encoding NHS-like protein 2 isoform X1 translates to MPFYKRSVVARRGRAAVPLAELRDVCSLAALTLLRQLADLCGHSLALLGDIEGDVAALGRRAGRLHRRTARLQALLRGRPLRGALAAPATSNLDLESKKAAHAKLPWQQPVNVFLASGRPPGMEQLHQEAQLNLQSLLQEEYEEQYTETRVTGQTFRAASHLPPDTPSEPSPRPPPAKRLEFVLMPPSRRANEDQTTTTTLGVRPPEASLSLPTTPDKQTAWTRAFPLPTVEEKQWHQSCSIQTNIVPINVSGQHFTRHASARHSLFNTETAMNPKSTLRRRRTIIGFPNLSLRDQGSTNGPTFNTHAPIAESVSCSFVPETANGRKPPQEISPCQPLSAPLRKTFSDLGETLQARCYQPPAKMDNAAMTYTGACNGPQGSTFSPPWSASSFSYASPPSPAAVQSKGPACASPGSSSASPNLGSPMDTDRAASFFIAKEEHVGSNGPSSFSCTVPEFPPATTGSQRCEGRETRVNFLPGSKEETETEREPSRLEVDRGACRFRERSLSVPTDSGSLCSMDITYAENRRGSANYTLNYPSASSEGSTSTDNVSMGLEQDTQQRRRSKSISLKKAKKKPSPPTRSVSLIKDEQVTSVGSGPALPKDQRPKSLCILLDPQGHRLVHADPQGSAGREPNGVALSHQWYLTDWKTGDPYQSLSGSSTATGTTVIECVKARGSSESLTSPSISRATTPSQLSTEVDLKTSSPGRRTGLMSPSSGYSSQSETPTPTIPTSMILGHSPHQVRVRPLVPERKSSLPPTSPMERSPKSRLSFDLPLTPPAHLDLSGLKISLKGKTKVSRHHSDSTFGTKLAQKTSPIQPIMPMVTQSDLQSVRLRSISRSEPEDSADGPDHGEEPAHGPCTVPERKMKPPVAEKPPLAKRPPSILPKPLVLREEGPLSPTSPPSITAKEKDSFMVLRKGELRRSPAEPFSTPALAGPRRLSQGSLEDEPRPERSGAVEGERRKSKVPPPVPKKPSVLYLPLTPVPAQQGASTGDQVLTPSPIITLDADTSCCDPDADDLPPPEALGTAQGGETPSEQGSSTEASVEEKSFASDKTADSIAEEDDDVFVASRTTEDLFTVIHRSKRKVLGWKEPGDTFGTRPNSHSPVKTSGSPTSESPASVVSTGKSSSRNEDFKALLQKKSSKTSPGTRPSAAELLKTTNPLARRVITEFAPELDGANSPKSQP, encoded by the exons CCACCTCTAACCTAGACCTCGAGAGCAAGAAAGCTGCCCATGCCAAGCTGCCATGGCAGCAGCCGGTGAACGTGTTCCTGGCCTCCGGCCGCCCGCCAGGCATGGAGCAGCTGCACCAAGAGGCCCAGCTCAACCTCCAGAGCTTGCTGCAAG AAGAGTATGAGGAGCAGTACACAGAGACCAGGGTCACCGGGCAGACCTTCCGCGCCGCCAGCCACCTGCCCCCAGACACCCCCTCTGAGCCGTCACCCCGGCCCCCACCTGCCAAGCGTCTCGAGTTTGTGCTTATG CCCCCAAGCCGGCGAGCAAACGAAGATCAGACCACCACTACCACACTTGGTGTGAGGCCTCCCGAGGCCTCCCTGAGCCTCCCCACCACCCCGGACAAGCAGACAGCCTGGACCAGGGCCTTCCCCCTGCCCACCGTGGAGGAGAAGCAGTGGCACCAGTCCTGTTCCATCCAGACCAACATCGTCCCCATCAATGTCTCTG GGCAGCACTTTACTAGGCACGCGAGTGCTCGTCACTCCCTGTTTAACACAGAGACCGCGATGAACCCCAAGTCCACCCTGCGGCGTAGACGGACCATTATCGGATTCCCTAACCTGTCCCTGCGAGACCAAG GCAGCACCAACGGCCCCACGTTCAACACGCACGCGCCCATCGCAGAGTCCGTGTCCTGCAGCTTTGTGCCTGAGACTGCTAATGGGAGAAAGCCACCCCAAGAGATAAGCCCCTGCCAGCCACTTTCTGCCCCACTGAGGAAGACCTTCAGTGACCTTGGGGAGACACTGCAGGCACGGTGCTACCAGCCACCTGCCAAGATGGACAATGCAGCCATGACCTACACTGGCGCCTGCAATGGGCCACAGGGCTCCACCTTCTCCCCGCCATGGAGCGCCAGTTCCTTCAGCTACGCAagtccccccagccccgctgcagtCCAGAGCAAGGGGCCTGCATGTGCTTCACCAGGCAGCTCCAGCGCGTCGCCCAACCTGGGCTCTCCCATGGACACCGACCGGGCAGCCTCTTTCTTCATCGCGAAGGAGGAGCACGTGGGAAGCAATGGGCCCAGCTCCTTCTCCTGTACAGTGCCTGAGTTCCCCCCAGCCACCACAGGCAGCCAGAGGTGTGAGGGCCGAGAAACCAGAGTGAATTTCTTGCCAGGAAGCAAagaggagacagagacagagagggagcCATCACGCCTGGAGGTGGACCGGGGAGCCTGCCGCTTTCGCGAGCGGTCACTGTCAGTGCCCACTGACTCGGGCTCCCTGTGCTCCATGGACATCACATATGCTGAGAACCGGAGGGGCAGCGCCAACTACACCTTGAACTACCCCAGTGCCAGCTCTGAGGGCAGCACAAGCACTGATAATGTCTCCATGGGGCTGGAACAAGACACTCAGCAGAGGCGACGCTCCAAAAGCATCTCCCTCAAGAAGGCAAAGAAGAAACCTTCACCACCTACACGCAGTGTCTCTCTGATTAAGGATGAGCAAGTCACCTCAGTAGGATCTGGCCCCGCACTGCCAAAGGATCAGAGACCCAAGAGCCTATGCATACTGCTAGACCCTCAGGGCCACCGGCTGGTGCACGCAGATCCACAAGGGAGCGCAGGCAGAGAGCCCAACGGTGTGGCCCTCTCCCATCAGTGGTATCTCACAGACTGGAAGACTGGAGATCCCTACCAGTCGCTTTCTGGCTCCAGCACAGCGACAGGGACCACAGTGATCGAGTGTGTCAAGGCTCGGGGCAGCTCTGAGTCCCTCACATCCCCCTCTATTTCCAGGGCCACAACACCCTCCCAACTCTCCACAGAGGTGGACCTCAAAACCTCTTCCCCGGGTAGGCGCACTGGACTGATGTCCCCATCTAGTGGGTACTCCAGCCAGTCAGAGACCCCAACGCCGACCATCCCCACATCAATGATCCTTGGGCACTCCCCACACCAGGTGCGTGTGAGGCCACTGGTCCCTGAGAGGAAGTCCTCACtgccccccacatcccccatgGAGAGGAGCCCCAAGTCCAGGCTGTCCTTTGACCTGCCACTCACACCGCCCGCCCACCTTGACCTCTCGGGGCTGAAGATCTCCCTGAAGGGGAAGACGAAAGTCAGTCGGCACCACTCTGACTCCACCTTTGGCACCAAGCTGGCCCAGAAGACCAGCCCCATCCAGCCCATCATGCCCATGGTCACGCAGTCCGACCTGCAGTCCGTCCGCCTGCGCTCCATCAGCCGGTCAGAGCCAGAGGACAGTGCGGATGGCCCAGACCATGGCGAGGAGCCAGCACACGGCCCCTGCACTGTGCCTGAGAGAAAGATGAAACCACCTGTGGCAGAGAAGCCACCACTGGCCAAACGGCCCCCAAGCATCCTGCCCAAGCCCCTGGTCCTGCGGGAGGAGGGTCCCCTGTCCCCCACGTCCCCACCAAGCATCACTGCCAAGGAGAAGGACAGCTTCATGGTGCTGCGGAAAGGGGAGCTGAGGAGGAGTCCGGCAGAGCCCTTCTCGACCCCAGCCTTGGCAGGGCCACGGCGGCTCTcacagggcagcctggaggaTGAGCCGCGGCCAGAGCGCAGTGGTGCCGTTGAGGGGGAGCGGAGGAAGTCGAAGGTGCCCCCGCCAGTGCCCAAGAAGCCCAGTGTGCTTTACCTGCCACTCACACCAGTCCCAGCTCAGCAGGGAGCCAGCACGGGGGACCAGGTACTGACCCCCAGCCCCATCATCACACTGGATGCCGACACCAGCTGCTGCGACCCAGATGCCGATGACCTGCCTCCCCCAGAGGCCCTGGGCACAGCGCAAGGTGGCGAGACCCCCTCCGAGCAAG GCAGCTCAACAGAGGCCAGCGTGGAGGAGAAGAGCTTCGCAAGCGATAAGACGGCCGACTCCATTGCGGAGGAGGATGATGACGTGTTCGTGGCATCCCGCACGACAGAGGATCTATTCACCGTGATACACAG GTCGAAGAGGAAGGTGCTTGGGTGGAAGGAACCCGGAGACACGTTTGGCACCCGGCCCAATTCCCACTCACCCGTAAAGACTTCAGGGTCTCCAACCAGTGAGTCGCCTGCATCAGTGGTCAGCACAGGGAAGTCCTCAAGCAGGAATGAAGACTTTAAGGCCCTGCTACAGAAGAAGAGCAGCAAAACCAGCCCTGGTACTCGGCCATCTGCAGCTGAACTGCTCAAGACCACAAACCCGCTGGCTCGGAGGGTCATAACAGAGTTTGCCCCTGAGCTAGATGGTGCAAATAGCCCCAAGAGCCAGCCCTAA
- the NHSL2 gene encoding NHS-like protein 2 isoform X4, whose protein sequence is MRGEEEEELATSNLDLESKKAAHAKLPWQQPVNVFLASGRPPGMEQLHQEAQLNLQSLLQEEYEEQYTETRVTGQTFRAASHLPPDTPSEPSPRPPPAKRLEFVLMPPSRRANEDQTTTTTLGVRPPEASLSLPTTPDKQTAWTRAFPLPTVEEKQWHQSCSIQTNIVPINVSGQHFTRHASARHSLFNTETAMNPKSTLRRRRTIIGFPNLSLRDQGSTNGPTFNTHAPIAESVSCSFVPETANGRKPPQEISPCQPLSAPLRKTFSDLGETLQARCYQPPAKMDNAAMTYTGACNGPQGSTFSPPWSASSFSYASPPSPAAVQSKGPACASPGSSSASPNLGSPMDTDRAASFFIAKEEHVGSNGPSSFSCTVPEFPPATTGSQRCEGRETRVNFLPGSKEETETEREPSRLEVDRGACRFRERSLSVPTDSGSLCSMDITYAENRRGSANYTLNYPSASSEGSTSTDNVSMGLEQDTQQRRRSKSISLKKAKKKPSPPTRSVSLIKDEQVTSVGSGPALPKDQRPKSLCILLDPQGHRLVHADPQGSAGREPNGVALSHQWYLTDWKTGDPYQSLSGSSTATGTTVIECVKARGSSESLTSPSISRATTPSQLSTEVDLKTSSPGRRTGLMSPSSGYSSQSETPTPTIPTSMILGHSPHQVRVRPLVPERKSSLPPTSPMERSPKSRLSFDLPLTPPAHLDLSGLKISLKGKTKVSRHHSDSTFGTKLAQKTSPIQPIMPMVTQSDLQSVRLRSISRSEPEDSADGPDHGEEPAHGPCTVPERKMKPPVAEKPPLAKRPPSILPKPLVLREEGPLSPTSPPSITAKEKDSFMVLRKGELRRSPAEPFSTPALAGPRRLSQGSLEDEPRPERSGAVEGERRKSKVPPPVPKKPSVLYLPLTPVPAQQGASTGDQVLTPSPIITLDADTSCCDPDADDLPPPEALGTAQGGETPSEQGSSTEASVEEKSFASDKTADSIAEEDDDVFVASRTTEDLFTVIHRSKRKVLGWKEPGDTFGTRPNSHSPVKTSGSPTSESPASVVSTGKSSSRNEDFKALLQKKSSKTSPGTRPSAAELLKTTNPLARRVITEFAPELDGANSPKSQP, encoded by the exons CCACCTCTAACCTAGACCTCGAGAGCAAGAAAGCTGCCCATGCCAAGCTGCCATGGCAGCAGCCGGTGAACGTGTTCCTGGCCTCCGGCCGCCCGCCAGGCATGGAGCAGCTGCACCAAGAGGCCCAGCTCAACCTCCAGAGCTTGCTGCAAG AAGAGTATGAGGAGCAGTACACAGAGACCAGGGTCACCGGGCAGACCTTCCGCGCCGCCAGCCACCTGCCCCCAGACACCCCCTCTGAGCCGTCACCCCGGCCCCCACCTGCCAAGCGTCTCGAGTTTGTGCTTATG CCCCCAAGCCGGCGAGCAAACGAAGATCAGACCACCACTACCACACTTGGTGTGAGGCCTCCCGAGGCCTCCCTGAGCCTCCCCACCACCCCGGACAAGCAGACAGCCTGGACCAGGGCCTTCCCCCTGCCCACCGTGGAGGAGAAGCAGTGGCACCAGTCCTGTTCCATCCAGACCAACATCGTCCCCATCAATGTCTCTG GGCAGCACTTTACTAGGCACGCGAGTGCTCGTCACTCCCTGTTTAACACAGAGACCGCGATGAACCCCAAGTCCACCCTGCGGCGTAGACGGACCATTATCGGATTCCCTAACCTGTCCCTGCGAGACCAAG GCAGCACCAACGGCCCCACGTTCAACACGCACGCGCCCATCGCAGAGTCCGTGTCCTGCAGCTTTGTGCCTGAGACTGCTAATGGGAGAAAGCCACCCCAAGAGATAAGCCCCTGCCAGCCACTTTCTGCCCCACTGAGGAAGACCTTCAGTGACCTTGGGGAGACACTGCAGGCACGGTGCTACCAGCCACCTGCCAAGATGGACAATGCAGCCATGACCTACACTGGCGCCTGCAATGGGCCACAGGGCTCCACCTTCTCCCCGCCATGGAGCGCCAGTTCCTTCAGCTACGCAagtccccccagccccgctgcagtCCAGAGCAAGGGGCCTGCATGTGCTTCACCAGGCAGCTCCAGCGCGTCGCCCAACCTGGGCTCTCCCATGGACACCGACCGGGCAGCCTCTTTCTTCATCGCGAAGGAGGAGCACGTGGGAAGCAATGGGCCCAGCTCCTTCTCCTGTACAGTGCCTGAGTTCCCCCCAGCCACCACAGGCAGCCAGAGGTGTGAGGGCCGAGAAACCAGAGTGAATTTCTTGCCAGGAAGCAAagaggagacagagacagagagggagcCATCACGCCTGGAGGTGGACCGGGGAGCCTGCCGCTTTCGCGAGCGGTCACTGTCAGTGCCCACTGACTCGGGCTCCCTGTGCTCCATGGACATCACATATGCTGAGAACCGGAGGGGCAGCGCCAACTACACCTTGAACTACCCCAGTGCCAGCTCTGAGGGCAGCACAAGCACTGATAATGTCTCCATGGGGCTGGAACAAGACACTCAGCAGAGGCGACGCTCCAAAAGCATCTCCCTCAAGAAGGCAAAGAAGAAACCTTCACCACCTACACGCAGTGTCTCTCTGATTAAGGATGAGCAAGTCACCTCAGTAGGATCTGGCCCCGCACTGCCAAAGGATCAGAGACCCAAGAGCCTATGCATACTGCTAGACCCTCAGGGCCACCGGCTGGTGCACGCAGATCCACAAGGGAGCGCAGGCAGAGAGCCCAACGGTGTGGCCCTCTCCCATCAGTGGTATCTCACAGACTGGAAGACTGGAGATCCCTACCAGTCGCTTTCTGGCTCCAGCACAGCGACAGGGACCACAGTGATCGAGTGTGTCAAGGCTCGGGGCAGCTCTGAGTCCCTCACATCCCCCTCTATTTCCAGGGCCACAACACCCTCCCAACTCTCCACAGAGGTGGACCTCAAAACCTCTTCCCCGGGTAGGCGCACTGGACTGATGTCCCCATCTAGTGGGTACTCCAGCCAGTCAGAGACCCCAACGCCGACCATCCCCACATCAATGATCCTTGGGCACTCCCCACACCAGGTGCGTGTGAGGCCACTGGTCCCTGAGAGGAAGTCCTCACtgccccccacatcccccatgGAGAGGAGCCCCAAGTCCAGGCTGTCCTTTGACCTGCCACTCACACCGCCCGCCCACCTTGACCTCTCGGGGCTGAAGATCTCCCTGAAGGGGAAGACGAAAGTCAGTCGGCACCACTCTGACTCCACCTTTGGCACCAAGCTGGCCCAGAAGACCAGCCCCATCCAGCCCATCATGCCCATGGTCACGCAGTCCGACCTGCAGTCCGTCCGCCTGCGCTCCATCAGCCGGTCAGAGCCAGAGGACAGTGCGGATGGCCCAGACCATGGCGAGGAGCCAGCACACGGCCCCTGCACTGTGCCTGAGAGAAAGATGAAACCACCTGTGGCAGAGAAGCCACCACTGGCCAAACGGCCCCCAAGCATCCTGCCCAAGCCCCTGGTCCTGCGGGAGGAGGGTCCCCTGTCCCCCACGTCCCCACCAAGCATCACTGCCAAGGAGAAGGACAGCTTCATGGTGCTGCGGAAAGGGGAGCTGAGGAGGAGTCCGGCAGAGCCCTTCTCGACCCCAGCCTTGGCAGGGCCACGGCGGCTCTcacagggcagcctggaggaTGAGCCGCGGCCAGAGCGCAGTGGTGCCGTTGAGGGGGAGCGGAGGAAGTCGAAGGTGCCCCCGCCAGTGCCCAAGAAGCCCAGTGTGCTTTACCTGCCACTCACACCAGTCCCAGCTCAGCAGGGAGCCAGCACGGGGGACCAGGTACTGACCCCCAGCCCCATCATCACACTGGATGCCGACACCAGCTGCTGCGACCCAGATGCCGATGACCTGCCTCCCCCAGAGGCCCTGGGCACAGCGCAAGGTGGCGAGACCCCCTCCGAGCAAG GCAGCTCAACAGAGGCCAGCGTGGAGGAGAAGAGCTTCGCAAGCGATAAGACGGCCGACTCCATTGCGGAGGAGGATGATGACGTGTTCGTGGCATCCCGCACGACAGAGGATCTATTCACCGTGATACACAG GTCGAAGAGGAAGGTGCTTGGGTGGAAGGAACCCGGAGACACGTTTGGCACCCGGCCCAATTCCCACTCACCCGTAAAGACTTCAGGGTCTCCAACCAGTGAGTCGCCTGCATCAGTGGTCAGCACAGGGAAGTCCTCAAGCAGGAATGAAGACTTTAAGGCCCTGCTACAGAAGAAGAGCAGCAAAACCAGCCCTGGTACTCGGCCATCTGCAGCTGAACTGCTCAAGACCACAAACCCGCTGGCTCGGAGGGTCATAACAGAGTTTGCCCCTGAGCTAGATGGTGCAAATAGCCCCAAGAGCCAGCCCTAA
- the NHSL2 gene encoding NHS-like protein 2 isoform X2 → MGNAQRKAPRSQRRGRMRSATATSNLDLESKKAAHAKLPWQQPVNVFLASGRPPGMEQLHQEAQLNLQSLLQEEYEEQYTETRVTGQTFRAASHLPPDTPSEPSPRPPPAKRLEFVLMPPSRRANEDQTTTTTLGVRPPEASLSLPTTPDKQTAWTRAFPLPTVEEKQWHQSCSIQTNIVPINVSGQHFTRHASARHSLFNTETAMNPKSTLRRRRTIIGFPNLSLRDQGSTNGPTFNTHAPIAESVSCSFVPETANGRKPPQEISPCQPLSAPLRKTFSDLGETLQARCYQPPAKMDNAAMTYTGACNGPQGSTFSPPWSASSFSYASPPSPAAVQSKGPACASPGSSSASPNLGSPMDTDRAASFFIAKEEHVGSNGPSSFSCTVPEFPPATTGSQRCEGRETRVNFLPGSKEETETEREPSRLEVDRGACRFRERSLSVPTDSGSLCSMDITYAENRRGSANYTLNYPSASSEGSTSTDNVSMGLEQDTQQRRRSKSISLKKAKKKPSPPTRSVSLIKDEQVTSVGSGPALPKDQRPKSLCILLDPQGHRLVHADPQGSAGREPNGVALSHQWYLTDWKTGDPYQSLSGSSTATGTTVIECVKARGSSESLTSPSISRATTPSQLSTEVDLKTSSPGRRTGLMSPSSGYSSQSETPTPTIPTSMILGHSPHQVRVRPLVPERKSSLPPTSPMERSPKSRLSFDLPLTPPAHLDLSGLKISLKGKTKVSRHHSDSTFGTKLAQKTSPIQPIMPMVTQSDLQSVRLRSISRSEPEDSADGPDHGEEPAHGPCTVPERKMKPPVAEKPPLAKRPPSILPKPLVLREEGPLSPTSPPSITAKEKDSFMVLRKGELRRSPAEPFSTPALAGPRRLSQGSLEDEPRPERSGAVEGERRKSKVPPPVPKKPSVLYLPLTPVPAQQGASTGDQVLTPSPIITLDADTSCCDPDADDLPPPEALGTAQGGETPSEQGSSTEASVEEKSFASDKTADSIAEEDDDVFVASRTTEDLFTVIHRSKRKVLGWKEPGDTFGTRPNSHSPVKTSGSPTSESPASVVSTGKSSSRNEDFKALLQKKSSKTSPGTRPSAAELLKTTNPLARRVITEFAPELDGANSPKSQP, encoded by the exons CCACCTCTAACCTAGACCTCGAGAGCAAGAAAGCTGCCCATGCCAAGCTGCCATGGCAGCAGCCGGTGAACGTGTTCCTGGCCTCCGGCCGCCCGCCAGGCATGGAGCAGCTGCACCAAGAGGCCCAGCTCAACCTCCAGAGCTTGCTGCAAG AAGAGTATGAGGAGCAGTACACAGAGACCAGGGTCACCGGGCAGACCTTCCGCGCCGCCAGCCACCTGCCCCCAGACACCCCCTCTGAGCCGTCACCCCGGCCCCCACCTGCCAAGCGTCTCGAGTTTGTGCTTATG CCCCCAAGCCGGCGAGCAAACGAAGATCAGACCACCACTACCACACTTGGTGTGAGGCCTCCCGAGGCCTCCCTGAGCCTCCCCACCACCCCGGACAAGCAGACAGCCTGGACCAGGGCCTTCCCCCTGCCCACCGTGGAGGAGAAGCAGTGGCACCAGTCCTGTTCCATCCAGACCAACATCGTCCCCATCAATGTCTCTG GGCAGCACTTTACTAGGCACGCGAGTGCTCGTCACTCCCTGTTTAACACAGAGACCGCGATGAACCCCAAGTCCACCCTGCGGCGTAGACGGACCATTATCGGATTCCCTAACCTGTCCCTGCGAGACCAAG GCAGCACCAACGGCCCCACGTTCAACACGCACGCGCCCATCGCAGAGTCCGTGTCCTGCAGCTTTGTGCCTGAGACTGCTAATGGGAGAAAGCCACCCCAAGAGATAAGCCCCTGCCAGCCACTTTCTGCCCCACTGAGGAAGACCTTCAGTGACCTTGGGGAGACACTGCAGGCACGGTGCTACCAGCCACCTGCCAAGATGGACAATGCAGCCATGACCTACACTGGCGCCTGCAATGGGCCACAGGGCTCCACCTTCTCCCCGCCATGGAGCGCCAGTTCCTTCAGCTACGCAagtccccccagccccgctgcagtCCAGAGCAAGGGGCCTGCATGTGCTTCACCAGGCAGCTCCAGCGCGTCGCCCAACCTGGGCTCTCCCATGGACACCGACCGGGCAGCCTCTTTCTTCATCGCGAAGGAGGAGCACGTGGGAAGCAATGGGCCCAGCTCCTTCTCCTGTACAGTGCCTGAGTTCCCCCCAGCCACCACAGGCAGCCAGAGGTGTGAGGGCCGAGAAACCAGAGTGAATTTCTTGCCAGGAAGCAAagaggagacagagacagagagggagcCATCACGCCTGGAGGTGGACCGGGGAGCCTGCCGCTTTCGCGAGCGGTCACTGTCAGTGCCCACTGACTCGGGCTCCCTGTGCTCCATGGACATCACATATGCTGAGAACCGGAGGGGCAGCGCCAACTACACCTTGAACTACCCCAGTGCCAGCTCTGAGGGCAGCACAAGCACTGATAATGTCTCCATGGGGCTGGAACAAGACACTCAGCAGAGGCGACGCTCCAAAAGCATCTCCCTCAAGAAGGCAAAGAAGAAACCTTCACCACCTACACGCAGTGTCTCTCTGATTAAGGATGAGCAAGTCACCTCAGTAGGATCTGGCCCCGCACTGCCAAAGGATCAGAGACCCAAGAGCCTATGCATACTGCTAGACCCTCAGGGCCACCGGCTGGTGCACGCAGATCCACAAGGGAGCGCAGGCAGAGAGCCCAACGGTGTGGCCCTCTCCCATCAGTGGTATCTCACAGACTGGAAGACTGGAGATCCCTACCAGTCGCTTTCTGGCTCCAGCACAGCGACAGGGACCACAGTGATCGAGTGTGTCAAGGCTCGGGGCAGCTCTGAGTCCCTCACATCCCCCTCTATTTCCAGGGCCACAACACCCTCCCAACTCTCCACAGAGGTGGACCTCAAAACCTCTTCCCCGGGTAGGCGCACTGGACTGATGTCCCCATCTAGTGGGTACTCCAGCCAGTCAGAGACCCCAACGCCGACCATCCCCACATCAATGATCCTTGGGCACTCCCCACACCAGGTGCGTGTGAGGCCACTGGTCCCTGAGAGGAAGTCCTCACtgccccccacatcccccatgGAGAGGAGCCCCAAGTCCAGGCTGTCCTTTGACCTGCCACTCACACCGCCCGCCCACCTTGACCTCTCGGGGCTGAAGATCTCCCTGAAGGGGAAGACGAAAGTCAGTCGGCACCACTCTGACTCCACCTTTGGCACCAAGCTGGCCCAGAAGACCAGCCCCATCCAGCCCATCATGCCCATGGTCACGCAGTCCGACCTGCAGTCCGTCCGCCTGCGCTCCATCAGCCGGTCAGAGCCAGAGGACAGTGCGGATGGCCCAGACCATGGCGAGGAGCCAGCACACGGCCCCTGCACTGTGCCTGAGAGAAAGATGAAACCACCTGTGGCAGAGAAGCCACCACTGGCCAAACGGCCCCCAAGCATCCTGCCCAAGCCCCTGGTCCTGCGGGAGGAGGGTCCCCTGTCCCCCACGTCCCCACCAAGCATCACTGCCAAGGAGAAGGACAGCTTCATGGTGCTGCGGAAAGGGGAGCTGAGGAGGAGTCCGGCAGAGCCCTTCTCGACCCCAGCCTTGGCAGGGCCACGGCGGCTCTcacagggcagcctggaggaTGAGCCGCGGCCAGAGCGCAGTGGTGCCGTTGAGGGGGAGCGGAGGAAGTCGAAGGTGCCCCCGCCAGTGCCCAAGAAGCCCAGTGTGCTTTACCTGCCACTCACACCAGTCCCAGCTCAGCAGGGAGCCAGCACGGGGGACCAGGTACTGACCCCCAGCCCCATCATCACACTGGATGCCGACACCAGCTGCTGCGACCCAGATGCCGATGACCTGCCTCCCCCAGAGGCCCTGGGCACAGCGCAAGGTGGCGAGACCCCCTCCGAGCAAG GCAGCTCAACAGAGGCCAGCGTGGAGGAGAAGAGCTTCGCAAGCGATAAGACGGCCGACTCCATTGCGGAGGAGGATGATGACGTGTTCGTGGCATCCCGCACGACAGAGGATCTATTCACCGTGATACACAG GTCGAAGAGGAAGGTGCTTGGGTGGAAGGAACCCGGAGACACGTTTGGCACCCGGCCCAATTCCCACTCACCCGTAAAGACTTCAGGGTCTCCAACCAGTGAGTCGCCTGCATCAGTGGTCAGCACAGGGAAGTCCTCAAGCAGGAATGAAGACTTTAAGGCCCTGCTACAGAAGAAGAGCAGCAAAACCAGCCCTGGTACTCGGCCATCTGCAGCTGAACTGCTCAAGACCACAAACCCGCTGGCTCGGAGGGTCATAACAGAGTTTGCCCCTGAGCTAGATGGTGCAAATAGCCCCAAGAGCCAGCCCTAA